Genomic DNA from Fimbriimonas ginsengisoli Gsoil 348:
GAATTCCGTCTGTCGTGGTGCCAGTGATTCGGCGATCGATGAAACGGCGAGTGATCGTTCGTGGGCGTCCCGTGTCGATTGCACCGCCGATTCGAGCTCCTCGATCTCCTTCGCCAAGCCGTCGATTTCCGGATCGTCCCGGAGAATCTCTTGGATCCGGCACTTCAGCTCACCCAATCGGCGCCCACGATCTTCCCGGACGATGTTTCGCTCGCGCATCTCAGACAGGGCACGCGAACATCGATCGCGGTATAAGCGAGCCGCCACCATTGCCTCTGGCTCGCGAAGGCAGCCGTCCAGGTCCGCGCACAAGCGCGCGACCTCCGCAGAAGTCCGTTCCACCTCCGCTCGATAGGTGCCAACTCTCTCTTCGGCATTGGCGATCGGCTGTCCGCATTCCGGGCAGCGCCCCTCGCGCGCCGCTACTTCGGCTCGTGCCAGAGCCGCGCCGGCGATCTCCAATCGCGCGCGGGTCGCCGCCAGCGAACCAGAGATCGCCTCTCGCTCCTTCGCCAACGCCTGATTCAACTCCAGTAATGCCCGCTCGGCGGCATCGGCCTCCCGTTCCGCCGCGGGCAAGTCGAAATCGGGAATGGCCGCGATCTCGTCCTGGAGCCGGGTCGCCATCTCTCGCAAAGCGGTTGCCTCGGCCAACAACCGGCGTTTGGGCGCGAGTACGGTAAGCCGGCTCTCGGAAGCCCGAAAGCTCTCCGTTTTCGGAAGTAAGGTCGCTAGTTCTGCCGCCGCTTCTTCCGCCTCTCGAACCTGTTCGGCGGCCACTTCCGCCGCAACTTCGAGACCGCGTAAATCACCCGCGATTCGAAGTGCCTCGCGGTCGAAGGCAAGCCAGCGCTCCGCGTCGACACGTATCGACTCCGCGCCTGCCAACTCCTGTGAGATCTTGGCCTGTCGCCCCGCCAACTCCTTGGCTTTCCGATTCGCCTCCGCGAGCCCGTTCTCCGCCTTGCGCCGCTCCGATAGGAGAAGCTCGGCAGGAACCCGGGTCCGCTCCAACGTCTCCCGTTGCAGGGCGGCTTCTCGCCGCCGTTGCCCGGCCAGTTCTTCCGCCAATCGCAGCCGGTCGAATCCGAGCATTCGTGCGACCTCGTCCTGTCGCGCCGCGTTCGTCCGAAACTGGAGGAACGCGATCTGTTTCTGCTCGGCGCAAAAGGAGTTGACGAACTGGTCGTAGTTCAGCCCCAAAAGTCGTTCGCAAGCCTTCGTCGTCTCCGAGAGCCCATGGGCTCGGAGCACTGCGCCCTGAATTTGAACGAGATGAGCGTCGGCGTGGGTCCGCTCCACCTCATACTCGCGCCCCTCGAATTC
This window encodes:
- a CDS encoding AAA family ATPase, coding for MKLRRLRLENFRQHAYTDLHFDEGMTAIVGPNGSGKSTLVEAITFALYGEQRDKKETVRFYWGKGKRFAVTLWFEFEGREYEVERTHADAHLVQIQGAVLRAHGLSETTKACERLLGLNYDQFVNSFCAEQKQIAFLQFRTNAARQDEVARMLGFDRLRLAEELAGQRRREAALQRETLERTRVPAELLLSERRKAENGLAEANRKAKELAGRQAKISQELAGAESIRVDAERWLAFDREALRIAGDLRGLEVAAEVAAEQVREAEEAAAELATLLPKTESFRASESRLTVLAPKRRLLAEATALREMATRLQDEIAAIPDFDLPAAEREADAAERALLELNQALAKEREAISGSLAATRARLEIAGAALARAEVAAREGRCPECGQPIANAEERVGTYRAEVERTSAEVARLCADLDGCLREPEAMVAARLYRDRCSRALSEMRERNIVREDRGRRLGELKCRIQEILRDDPEIDGLAKEIEELESAVQSTRDAHERSLAVSSIAESLAPRQTEFSRVNAALEAVLAQKLAIERERAKLPFSDASAATDAVAHAQAVAEEVRKLETERCQVETLRDLATRDLALAKARQEEQAGLEREIASLRQAEALHEACAREMRVFRQAMNTEIGPELAARASENLSLLTNGRYLALELDRNFTPSVIEDGVAKPVISGGEEDVVALALRLALSELIQERQGRPMSLLILDEVFGSLDTERRQAVLDRLTALRGRFEQILVITHLEDVHQVADQTIHLRRDPASRATTVGPVLGNS